Proteins encoded in a region of the Sphingomonas jaspsi DSM 18422 genome:
- a CDS encoding TetR-like C-terminal domain-containing protein, whose amino-acid sequence MNGQIDRRARETRMRLGEALLRLGGLRAIDDIRVGDLAREAGIARSTFYAHYQGLDDYLARSFADMLEHFARGDGERSEAILPVGSILDHVAAAGAGADRLATNRNFPAMSLAGEKALRRVAEQRLEARRPALDTTDRRTIASLLAAGFLSLLRDWIDQGRRVPASEIARRYAAAETLILR is encoded by the coding sequence ATGAACGGCCAGATCGATCGGCGCGCGCGCGAAACGCGGATGCGGCTTGGCGAGGCGCTGCTGCGGCTCGGCGGGTTGCGCGCGATCGACGATATTCGCGTCGGCGACCTTGCGCGCGAGGCGGGGATCGCCCGATCGACCTTCTACGCCCATTATCAGGGCCTCGACGATTATCTGGCGCGCAGCTTCGCCGACATGCTGGAGCATTTCGCGCGCGGCGACGGGGAGCGGAGCGAGGCGATCCTTCCCGTCGGATCGATCCTCGACCATGTCGCCGCCGCCGGTGCCGGTGCCGACCGGCTGGCCACCAACCGCAACTTCCCGGCCATGTCGCTGGCCGGAGAAAAGGCGCTGCGCCGCGTCGCCGAGCAGCGACTGGAAGCGCGGCGGCCCGCACTGGATACGACCGACCGGCGGACGATCGCATCGCTGCTGGCGGCTGGGTTCCTGTCGTTGCTGCGTGACTGGATCGACCAGGGGCGGCGGGTACCCGCAAGCGAGATTGCCCGGCGCTACGCCGCGGCGGAAACGCTCATCCTGCGCTGA
- a CDS encoding hemerythrin domain-containing protein translates to MATDIFERLKADHDKHRDLIAKIEETTGDSDDRQALFAEFKTDATAHAATEELTLYHDLMGESKMRAYAQHAAKDHHEIENLFKELDEMDMASSGWLNKFATLKKEYLNHLKEEEETIFTDALKDIGEERAVELTAEFEAQKPQEIERAEAGCDEKINEKIG, encoded by the coding sequence ATGGCGACCGATATTTTCGAACGGCTGAAGGCCGATCACGACAAGCACCGCGACCTCATCGCGAAGATCGAGGAAACGACCGGCGATAGCGACGACCGCCAGGCCCTGTTCGCCGAATTCAAGACCGACGCGACCGCCCATGCGGCGACCGAAGAGCTGACGCTGTACCACGACCTGATGGGCGAGAGTAAGATGCGCGCCTATGCCCAGCATGCGGCGAAGGACCATCACGAGATCGAGAATCTGTTCAAGGAGCTCGACGAGATGGACATGGCCTCGTCCGGCTGGCTCAACAAGTTCGCGACGCTGAAGAAGGAATATCTCAACCACCTGAAGGAAGAGGAAGAGACGATCTTCACCGACGCGCTGAAGGACATTGGCGAAGAGCGGGCGGTCGAGCTGACCGCCGAATTCGAGGCGCAGAAGCCGCAGGAAATCGAACGCGCCGAAGCTGGCTGCGACGAGAAGATCAACGAAAAGATCGGTTGA
- a CDS encoding TonB-dependent receptor: MFRPSLFAMLAATTMHGAPAPAQAASNEEELKLAMVDTVVVTGRRDGYDQHSTSTATKTDTPLKDVPQAVSVVTAEQIADQGLRSVTDVLRTVPGATVASGEGHRDQILLRGQNSTADFFVDGIRDDVQYYRGLYNLERVEVLKGPNAMIFGRGGGGGIVNRVTKKASDRNFVRGATGLDSHGGWFVGGDGNVRLADGLGARLNATYEDFSSFRDHVDGHRFAINPTLGWDLGDETRIDLSYEYNHDRRTVDRGIPSLNGRPLKGAQDDFFGDPDVNKSRLDAHVVDLSVSHRFSDSIRWSGKARYGDYDKAYANALAATPVQADGTVGMEAYRSTNKRQSLLIQNDFIADFATGPVRHTLLFGVDYANQDSRATRQQGYFDASPTAVNSRRRLFVPIASADDLPTITFRDGATAATDGSTDAVAWGVYVQDQAKIGEHVELVAGLRRDWFSLDYRNNVNGQKLSRDDALWSPRLGLVLKPNENVSVYGSWSKSFLPQSGDQFSSLAATTAAFEPEEFRNREVGVKWALAPRLDLTLAAYVLDRSNTRAIDNSGNTVLSGEQRSKGIEASLSGKVNDRLSIAASAALQRARYRTTSTAGAAGNDVASVPHFTTSVWGRYDFDQRFGVGAGVYHQSKFYASSSNAVKVPGYTRIDAAAYIGLTDYAELQLNVENLLGKDYIGLTHTDNNLTPGAPRTLRGTVRFSF, encoded by the coding sequence GTGTTTCGTCCGTCGTTGTTCGCCATGCTCGCCGCAACCACCATGCACGGCGCACCCGCGCCGGCCCAAGCTGCGTCGAACGAAGAAGAACTGAAGCTGGCGATGGTCGATACGGTGGTCGTGACCGGAAGGCGCGACGGCTATGACCAGCACTCCACGTCGACCGCAACCAAGACCGACACCCCGCTGAAGGACGTGCCGCAGGCGGTCAGCGTGGTCACCGCCGAACAGATTGCCGATCAGGGGCTGCGCTCGGTCACCGACGTGCTGCGCACCGTGCCTGGCGCGACGGTCGCTTCGGGCGAAGGGCATCGCGACCAAATCCTCCTGCGCGGCCAGAACAGCACCGCCGACTTCTTCGTCGACGGCATCCGCGACGACGTCCAATATTATCGCGGCCTCTACAACCTTGAACGGGTCGAGGTGCTGAAGGGCCCTAACGCCATGATTTTCGGCCGCGGCGGCGGCGGCGGCATCGTCAACCGCGTCACCAAAAAGGCAAGCGACCGCAATTTCGTGCGCGGCGCGACGGGCCTCGACAGCCATGGCGGCTGGTTCGTCGGCGGCGATGGCAACGTGCGACTGGCCGACGGCCTCGGCGCCCGCCTCAATGCCACCTATGAAGATTTCAGCAGCTTCCGCGATCATGTCGACGGTCACCGTTTCGCGATCAACCCGACGCTGGGTTGGGACCTTGGCGACGAGACCCGCATCGACCTGTCGTACGAATATAACCACGACCGCCGCACCGTCGATCGCGGCATTCCGTCGCTGAACGGTCGACCGCTAAAAGGTGCACAGGACGATTTCTTCGGCGACCCGGACGTCAACAAGAGCCGACTCGACGCGCATGTCGTCGATCTTTCGGTCTCGCACCGCTTCAGCGACAGCATCCGCTGGTCGGGCAAGGCGCGCTATGGCGATTATGACAAGGCCTATGCCAATGCGCTGGCGGCGACCCCGGTTCAGGCCGACGGCACCGTGGGGATGGAAGCCTATCGTTCGACCAACAAGCGCCAGTCGCTGCTGATCCAGAACGACTTCATCGCCGACTTCGCGACCGGCCCGGTCCGTCACACGCTGCTGTTCGGCGTCGACTATGCCAACCAGGACAGCCGTGCGACGCGCCAGCAGGGCTATTTCGATGCCTCGCCAACCGCCGTCAATTCGCGTCGTCGCCTGTTCGTGCCGATCGCCAGCGCCGACGACCTGCCGACGATTACTTTCCGCGACGGCGCCACCGCCGCCACCGACGGCAGCACCGACGCGGTTGCCTGGGGCGTCTATGTCCAGGACCAGGCCAAGATCGGCGAGCATGTCGAGCTGGTCGCGGGCCTGCGCCGCGACTGGTTCAGCCTCGATTATCGAAACAATGTGAACGGCCAGAAGCTTTCGCGCGACGATGCGCTGTGGTCGCCGCGCCTCGGCCTGGTGCTGAAGCCAAACGAGAACGTCTCGGTTTACGGCAGCTGGTCGAAGAGCTTCTTGCCGCAATCGGGCGACCAATTCTCTTCGCTCGCTGCGACCACCGCGGCGTTCGAGCCGGAGGAATTCCGCAACCGCGAAGTCGGGGTGAAATGGGCGCTCGCGCCGCGGCTCGACCTCACGCTTGCCGCCTATGTCCTCGACCGCAGCAACACCCGCGCGATCGACAACAGCGGCAATACGGTGCTGAGCGGCGAGCAGCGTTCGAAGGGGATCGAGGCCAGCCTGTCGGGCAAGGTCAACGACCGACTGTCGATCGCCGCATCGGCTGCGCTGCAGCGCGCCCGTTACCGTACCACCAGCACCGCCGGGGCGGCGGGCAACGACGTCGCCAGCGTGCCGCACTTCACCACCTCGGTCTGGGGCCGCTACGATTTCGACCAGCGGTTCGGCGTCGGCGCAGGCGTCTATCACCAGTCGAAATTCTACGCCTCGTCGTCCAACGCGGTGAAGGTCCCGGGCTATACCCGCATCGATGCGGCGGCCTACATCGGACTGACCGACTATGCCGAGCTCCAGCTCAATGTCGAAAATTTGCTGGGCAAGGATTATATCGGCCTCACCCATACCGACAATAATCTGACCCCCGGCGCACCGCGCACGCTGCGCGGCACGGTCCGCTTCAGCTTCTAG
- a CDS encoding DUF2306 domain-containing protein, whose protein sequence is MATAANSPIRHSPLAVTPFDRLLAAGAVAMAVVLALAVARGHDDWARIPAVIWFHLATIAVAMVLTPVMLLRRRGDRLHRRLGWVWAGAMFLTAIDTLFIRGINRGGFSIIHLLSIWTIIQVPVIILAARRHDAARHKSAVRGMVLGALLVAGFFTLPFGRLLGDWLFG, encoded by the coding sequence ATGGCCACTGCCGCCAATTCGCCGATCCGGCATTCGCCGCTGGCTGTCACGCCATTCGATCGGCTGCTCGCCGCCGGCGCGGTGGCGATGGCGGTGGTGCTGGCCCTTGCTGTCGCGCGCGGGCATGACGACTGGGCGCGAATCCCGGCTGTCATCTGGTTCCACCTTGCAACGATCGCGGTGGCGATGGTGCTGACGCCGGTCATGCTGCTGCGGCGGCGCGGCGACCGGCTGCACCGGCGGCTGGGATGGGTCTGGGCGGGCGCCATGTTCCTGACCGCCATCGACACCTTGTTCATCCGCGGCATCAATCGCGGCGGCTTTTCGATCATCCACCTGCTGTCGATCTGGACCATCATCCAGGTGCCGGTGATCATCCTGGCCGCACGCCGGCACGATGCCGCGCGCCACAAGTCTGCGGTGCGCGGCATGGTCCTGGGCGCCCTGCTGGTGGCCGGGTTCTTCACCCTCCCGTTCGGGCGGTTGCTGGGCGACTGGCTATTCGGCTGA
- a CDS encoding putative DNA modification/repair radical SAM protein, which yields MAQLDTRQKLAILADAAKYDASCASSGTSKRDSRSGGIGSTEGMGICHAYAPDGRCISLLKILLTNSCIFDCHYCINRKSSNVRRARFTVEEIVQLTLAFYKRNYIEGLFLSSGIIRSSNYTMEQIVEVARQLREVHDFRGYIHLKTIPDADSELVRQAGLFADRVSINVELPTERGLIDLAPEKSVPQIEGAMKNMKGAIEEGKDNRKRFKHAPKFAPAGQSTQMIVGADAADDGAIVMRASQLYDRFRLRRVYYSAFSPIPSPSAVLPLKRPPLMREHRLYQSDWLMRFYGFKPKEVVAATDGGMLPLDIDPKLAWALKFRESFPVDVNRATKEQLLRVPGLGTKAVGRILKSRRWRSITLDDVARLTVSIAKVRPFIVTSDWRPTLLTDRADLRLLVAPKAKQLDLFAA from the coding sequence ATGGCCCAGCTCGACACGCGCCAGAAGCTCGCGATTCTCGCCGATGCGGCGAAATATGACGCGTCCTGCGCCTCGTCGGGCACGAGCAAACGCGACAGCCGCAGCGGTGGCATCGGCTCGACCGAAGGCATGGGCATCTGCCACGCCTATGCGCCGGACGGGCGCTGCATTTCGCTGCTGAAGATCCTGCTGACCAACAGCTGCATCTTCGACTGCCATTATTGCATCAATCGCAAGAGCTCGAACGTCCGCCGCGCGCGCTTCACGGTCGAAGAAATCGTCCAGCTCACCCTCGCCTTCTACAAGCGCAACTATATCGAGGGCCTGTTCCTGTCGTCGGGCATCATCCGCTCGTCCAACTATACGATGGAGCAGATCGTCGAGGTCGCGCGGCAGTTGCGCGAGGTTCATGACTTCCGCGGTTATATCCACCTCAAAACCATTCCCGACGCCGACTCGGAACTGGTGCGGCAGGCGGGCCTGTTCGCCGACCGCGTGTCGATCAACGTCGAGCTGCCGACCGAGCGCGGCCTCATCGACCTCGCGCCCGAAAAGAGCGTGCCCCAGATCGAAGGCGCGATGAAGAACATGAAGGGCGCGATCGAAGAGGGGAAAGACAATCGCAAGCGCTTCAAGCACGCGCCGAAATTCGCGCCGGCGGGCCAATCGACCCAGATGATCGTCGGCGCCGATGCCGCCGACGACGGCGCGATCGTGATGCGGGCGAGCCAGCTTTACGACCGCTTCCGCCTGCGCAGGGTCTATTACAGCGCCTTTTCACCGATCCCCTCGCCGAGCGCGGTGCTGCCGCTGAAGCGTCCGCCTTTGATGCGCGAACATCGGCTCTATCAGTCGGACTGGCTGATGCGCTTTTACGGGTTCAAGCCGAAGGAAGTGGTCGCGGCGACCGATGGCGGGATGCTGCCGCTCGACATCGATCCCAAGCTCGCCTGGGCGTTGAAGTTTCGCGAAAGCTTTCCGGTCGACGTCAATCGCGCGACCAAGGAGCAGTTGCTGCGCGTTCCGGGCCTCGGGACCAAGGCGGTCGGCCGGATCCTCAAAAGCCGTCGCTGGCGATCGATCACGCTCGACGATGTCGCGCGGCTGACGGTCAGCATCGCCAAGGTCCGTCCCTTCATCGTGACCTCCGACTGGCGCCCGACATTGCTGACCGATCGCGCCGACCTGCGCCTGCTGGTGGCGCCCAAGGCCAAGCAATTGGACCTGTTCGCCGCCTGA
- a CDS encoding UdgX family uracil-DNA binding protein (This protein belongs to the uracil DNA glycosylase superfamily, members of which act in excision repair of DNA. However, it belongs more specifically to UdgX branch, whose founding member was found to bind uracil in DNA (where it does not belong), without cleaving it, appears to promote DNA repair by a pathway involving RecA, rather than base excision.): protein MGLADATRQRFHVRLSTPDDFDGWRDAARGLAEAGVSPDAISWQVDGEDGELFAIGAAPPEAGASFAVPRDFVALAKAAICHSDPERFALLYRLLMKIRGNRRAMEDRADPLVDRLEKLAKEVRRDAHKMHAFVRFREVEGDHGKPRFVAFFEPDHHIVRREAGFFVRRFAGMHWSILTPELSIHWDGERVSEGPGATRADAPDGDPTEEAWKTYYANIFNPARVKVKAMLKEMPKKYWANMPETALVGELLAGAQAREAAMIERSAAMPAPPPSNADAAWAALRADAMRCTRCDLHRCATQTVFGEGPLDARIMFVGEQPGDQEDLAGRPFVGPAGELFDQALVTAGIDRRQTYVTNAVKHFKYIQRGPRRLHQSPNAGEIQHCRWWLEREREIVRPPLTVALGATAARSLFGKVMAVGANRGQPLSLSDGSEAWITVHPSYLLRLPDESARTLEHARFIDDLKRVRDRAEALVA, encoded by the coding sequence ATGGGATTGGCGGACGCGACCCGGCAGCGGTTCCACGTCCGCCTTTCCACTCCTGACGATTTCGACGGCTGGCGCGACGCCGCGCGCGGGCTGGCCGAAGCGGGCGTTTCCCCCGATGCGATCAGCTGGCAGGTCGACGGTGAGGACGGCGAATTGTTCGCCATCGGCGCTGCGCCGCCCGAAGCCGGTGCCAGCTTTGCCGTCCCCCGCGATTTTGTCGCCTTGGCCAAGGCCGCCATCTGCCATTCCGATCCCGAGCGGTTCGCGCTGCTGTATCGCCTGCTGATGAAGATCCGCGGCAATCGGCGGGCGATGGAGGATCGCGCGGATCCGCTCGTCGATCGGCTGGAAAAGTTGGCGAAGGAAGTGCGGCGCGACGCGCACAAGATGCATGCCTTCGTTCGTTTCCGCGAGGTAGAGGGCGATCACGGCAAGCCGCGCTTCGTCGCATTTTTCGAACCCGACCATCACATCGTCCGGCGCGAAGCGGGCTTTTTTGTCCGCCGCTTCGCCGGGATGCACTGGTCGATCCTGACACCCGAACTGTCGATCCACTGGGACGGCGAGCGGGTCAGCGAAGGCCCCGGGGCGACGCGCGCCGACGCGCCCGACGGCGATCCGACCGAGGAGGCGTGGAAGACCTATTATGCCAACATCTTCAACCCGGCGCGGGTCAAGGTGAAGGCGATGCTGAAGGAAATGCCCAAGAAATATTGGGCCAACATGCCGGAGACCGCGCTGGTCGGCGAATTGCTGGCGGGTGCGCAGGCGCGCGAAGCGGCGATGATCGAGCGCAGCGCGGCGATGCCCGCACCCCCGCCGAGCAACGCCGACGCAGCGTGGGCCGCGCTGCGCGCCGACGCGATGCGCTGCACCCGCTGCGACCTCCACCGCTGCGCGACGCAAACGGTGTTCGGCGAAGGACCGCTGGACGCGCGGATCATGTTCGTCGGCGAACAGCCGGGGGACCAGGAGGATCTGGCCGGTCGCCCGTTCGTCGGCCCGGCGGGTGAGCTGTTCGATCAAGCGCTTGTGACGGCAGGGATCGACCGGCGACAAACCTATGTCACCAACGCGGTCAAGCATTTCAAATATATCCAGCGCGGGCCGCGGCGGCTTCACCAAAGCCCCAACGCCGGCGAAATCCAGCATTGCCGCTGGTGGCTGGAGCGGGAGCGCGAGATCGTCCGCCCGCCGCTGACCGTCGCGCTGGGCGCAACCGCAGCGCGCAGCCTGTTCGGCAAGGTGATGGCCGTCGGCGCCAATCGCGGCCAGCCGCTAAGCCTCTCCGACGGCAGCGAAGCGTGGATCACCGTCCACCCCAGCTACCTACTGCGCCTGCCCGACGAAAGCGCACGCACGCTGGAGCATGCGCGCTTCATCGACGACCTCAAACGCGTCCGCGACCGTGCAGAGGCGCTAGTGGCCTAG